The Streptococcus sp. oral taxon 431 nucleotide sequence ATTAACCAATAAAAATGATAATAAAAATAACATAGCAGCCCGTCTAACAACTTACTACTTTTCATATGATAATTTACAAATGACTTTTCAGCCACTCGATCTTTTTAAAATCCTTATTGTTATTGTGATCATTTCGATAGGAGTCTTTAGAAGAAGCTTTGTAAATACTTAGATACTGCTCCAGACTTGGAAGACGAAAAGTGATGCCTTCAATGTGAATAAGCTCTATATCCGATTCCGAAACTCCTGCAAAATCAGGTAAGGAATCGATACTTCCAAATTCAACACTCACTCGATCCTTTTTGAATTCATGCTCATGAATATCTATTAAGACGTAGCCTAAGTCTTTCATCACTTTCATTATCTTGTCCCATTCATAAATTCTGAGATGATCAGGCGCTTCCCAACCTCTAGGGTCACCAGGCACATGAATGTCAATGTCAGACGGCCCCCAATTTTCTTTCGTTCTAAACTCCAATCCCAAAGACCCCATCAGTGTCGGTGTAATTCCGACTCGATTTAAATGGAAACAAATGGTTTTAAATTCTTCAAATAAGAGACTCATGTTTACTCTAAACCTTTCATATAAATGTTCGTTATTTCTACTTTATTACCTTGAACAAAATCATTTTCTAGAGTATATCCAGTTATTTTAGATACAAATTCTTTTCCTTCTTTTAAGGACCCAAATGCGACTAGATCTTTAAAAGAAGGATTTTGATATAATAATAACATATACATCTCTAGTCCTTCTGATTTTTGAACGATTATCCACGTTTCACTAACAAACTTACACACTCGACGTGGTGCGTTTGCGGGAAAAGATCAACTGGCTGGACTTTCTTCAATTCATAGCCTAGCTCTTGATAGAGTTTGATATCTCGAGCCATGGTTGCTACATTACAAGAGATATAGGCGATGCGATCAGCTCCTGTTTGTGCACTTGCTTTGATGAAGCTTTCGGTCAAGCCCTTCCGTGGTGGGTCAACCAAGATAACGGTTGGTTGGATACCTTCCTTGAGCCAATTCTTCATGGCATTTTCAGCAGTATCACAGACATAGTGGGCATTGGTGATACTGTTTAAGGCAGCATTCTTCTTGCTATTCTCTACTGCTTCTGGTATAACCTCTACACCATAAACTTCCTTGACATGCTTAGCGACGGATAATCCAATAGTTCCAATTCCTGAATAGGCGTCAATAACCACATCATCTACGCTTATCTCTGCAAAGTCAATGGCTGTCTGATAGAGCTTCTCTGCCATTTCTGTATTGACCTGGTAAAAGGCTGGTCCAGAGATTTGGAAATCATTGCCCAACATTTGGTCAGTAATGTAATCTCGACCATAAAGCGTACGCCATTCTTTCCCGAAAATCGCATTGGTATTCTGGTCATTGATATTCTGCATAACAGACACAATTTCTGGAAATTGCTTGATCAGTTGTTCAATCACCTGTTCTACTCTGAAAACTTTAGGACGAGTTGTTACCAAAATGACCATTATTTGTCCTGAATGATGACCACGACGGACTACAAGATTGCGAATCAAACCAGATTGTTCTTTTTCATCATAAGGCTTCAAATCATAGTGGCGAAGCAAATCTCGTAAAGCCACAATAACCTGGTCAATAACTGGATCCTGAATGTAAAAATCCTCCAGTGGCATAAGGTCATGAGAATTCTTACGGAAGAAACCAGTCTCCAGAACACCATTAACGCGACGAACAGGAACCTGAGCCTTGTTGCGATACTTGATAGGATTTTCCATACCAAGAGTATCAGCAACCTCTACATCCCTGATTCCTGCAATTTTATAGAGGCTATCTTTTACTTGCTTGGTTTTGAACTTGAGTTGTTCTGGATAAGCTAGATGTCCCAAGTCGGCGATCCCTGAACGCAGGTAAGCCAAATCTAAATCTTGGTTGCGATGTGGTGATTGCGTAAGGTATTCCTCGACTTTACCAAAGCCAATCTTCTTGTTGACTTTAAGGACACGCATAAGGATTTTCTCAGTCGGTAATACATTTTCTACAAAAAAGACCAAGCCATCGACCTTGGCAACACCTGCTCCTTCATGGGTCAAATCGACAATCTCAACTTCTACAATATCATTTTTCTTTAACATATTTTTCACTTTCTATGTGCCGAAAAAAAGACGGCAACTGTTCTGTTACCATCTATTATACCATGAATTAACCTAAGCACCAAAACTCTTGAAAAAGTTTACAATTGCTTGCCAAATAGCACTAAGAATATTGCCCCCATCCTCAAATGCTTTATTAGCATCAAAGTTAAGGTCAATATTGCTGAAACTATCACCTGCTTGTGCAACGATACTTTGTTTCAAATCTTTTAGGGTCTTTGTGAAGTCTTCGTTATTCAGAATATCACTCTTTGAAAGATTAAAGGCAAAGTTGATGATGATATTGATCTGATTTCCTGTTATAACCTGATCTAGCTTATAATTTTTCAATGTATCTTCTACAATCTTACGAACATCATCTTCAGTAAGCTCACCCTTGGACTCTTTAGCCTTAGCGATAGCAGATTTGATATCGGCAAGGGCTACATTGAGTTTATTAGCATCATAGCCTGATTTGTCCTTGTTTTCATCGTTAATGTCTGACAAGGCTTTTAGCTCTTCCTGAGCTAGGTCTTTATTTTCTTGAGGAAGTTGAACACCATTAGCTTCTAATGAATAGTAAATACCTGCTAGGGCACTTTCACCTGTTACAGGGATTGGAGCAGCTACGGTTATACGAGCATGTTCCACACCCAAGGTAACGGCCGCATTACGGTACATGTCTTGGGTCACTTTAGTGATATTTTCAGGGGTTTCAATCTTCACTTCAAGTGGAGATTTTTCACCTAATTTTTGAATTTTGGCAGACGAATAGAGCTGGAGACTAGAGTCATTGGCGACGTTCATAATCTTTGAGTAGACATCTGGCGTCATAGTCTTCAGTTCTTTGGTATCTGTAGAGGCATTATAGCCGAGTTTTTTTAATGTTTGATTTTTTTGATCTTCAGTAAGAGAAGAACCCAAGACGTACTCAGGTTGAACATAAGTTTCATCAATTACTTTTTGAACATCAGTGGCTGCTTGAGCGCTTTGCAAAGTTGCAACTGCTAAAAGAACTGCAGCACTAGTCAGAAAGAATTTCTTTCGCATGAGACTTTCCTCCTTTTCCTATCTAGGATAGTCGATTAGCCTTAAAGAAAGCTTATAAAAGCACCTAGAATTTTCTAAGTGCTTAAAATAGATTAAAAAATTTAATAATGTAGAGATTTAGTTGAACCTGTCTAGAGTAATAATAGTTCCCTCCATCTACATAAAGTTCTCCACCTTGAAAGATGGAAATTGGATTGATGTAGCGATAGGTTTTTCCAGTTGTATTTCCTAAAGTTGGCGCAACGGTATCTCTTGAGTATTTCTTGGCTAGTGCAAGGGTATTTTCTTTCCCATTTTGGGCGATAAAATCAATATAAGCTGGACCAAAGTTATAGGCTTGTACAGCAGTCCAAACATCTACCCCCTTTTCTTGTGCTAAATAAAGATTTTCAGTCAATGTTTGAATTCCCTGACGAATACTACTCCTATTGTCAGAGATTGTATTTGTAGTTCCGCTAGCAGACTCACTAGACTGCATCACGTCGCTTTCTTTACCTTTGGTTTCGGTATAAATCATGGCCAGGACTAGTTCTTCATTTGCTGGCGTATCTTGCTCACTTAAAACCTCTCGTACCAAGGATTGATAGGTCATGACCTGCTTCACATCCCGATACATATGAAAAAGTTTATAACCAGTAAATAAGATAAGAACAAGCACCAAGACCCTTCTTATAAATTTAAACATTATTTGCTTTGTATATCCTCGATGTTTTTGATTAAGATAGAGTAGGTCCCATTTTCATTTTGGATAAATTCGACCGACTCAGCATCTTGGTAAATATTATTGGGTACAATTAATTCAATCCCATTTGACAGAGAAAGTTTTTGGTTTTCAAATTTCTTTAATTGGCGACTAGCATCGATTTCATCAAACTGAACTGGCTCTGGTACTGCTTCCTTGACTTGATCAATAAAGCTAAGACGTGCAGTGAGATTGTTGTCAAAAAGGTCATTTGCCAATTTTTCAGGAGACAATTCATTGCTTTCTTCAAGGTTGTTGAAAATAGCAGACTTAACCTTGGATTGAAACTGAAAATCATCTGTATTAAATGTTTCAGCAATTCTCTGAGCTGTTTTTTCAAGTTCCTTGATTGACTTCTTAGGTGAAATTTTTGGCTGAGCCTGTATCAGATTCTCAGAAAAATAGTTCAAAAAAGTCCCGTTATACTTGATTCGTTTCTCAATCAGGTGATATTTTCGGCTTTGAAGATTGAGCACCAAGGCCTCGTCAGCCCCTGTACCAAATCCAGGCAGGTTATTCTGAGTCAGCTTGATTGGATTATCAACTTCTCCTCCAAGATGAGTCAAGGTCTCACGCAGGGCAATGCGTAGGAAGGCAAAATGCTCTACTCCTTCTTTGGAAAATTGCACAAAAATCAAGTCATTGGTCTTGAGATTTTCAGAAATGCTGAATTCCTCTTTCCAGAGATTTGCCAGTGTCACCGACGTCTCCAATAAATCATCTGTGATTTGATTGAAGAAGGGATTTTCTTCTTCGAAAATCCCAGTCTTGGCTTCATCTGAATACACACGTTCGATTTTCTTGCGTAGGTATTCCTCGATTTTTGGAGTGATATTGAGAAATTTATCCGCTAGAAACAACTCTGTGTCATCAGGGCTGAACTGATGGATAATAGCTTTCTTAATATAAATGTCCATAAAAATTTTAGTCCTCGTATAATGGGAAGGCATCTGTCAAGACTTTGACTTCGCTTCTTACTTCATCTAAAATAGCTTCATTTTCTGCATTTTTAAGGGCTTTAATGATAAGCTCAGCCACTTTACGACTTTCTTCTTCACCAAAACCACGTGCAGTTGTTGCTGCTGCCCCGATACGAATACCACTTGTCTTAAATGGTGACAAAGTTTCGTATGGAATTGAGTTTTTATTTAGAGTAATATTGACCTCATCTAGCAAGTTTTGAGCGACTTTTCCATTTTCTACAACCTTAGTTACATCAACTAGAAAGAGGTGATTTTCAGTACCACCAGAGATAATACGGAAATCAGGGTCTTGTAAGAAGACTTCTGCCATAGCCTTGCTGTTCTTAATAACATTTGCTGCATATTCCTTGAAGGCTGGGTCCAATACCTCTTTGAAGGCAACAGCCTTAGCAGCAACAACGTGCTCTAATGGCCCACCTTGGATACCTGGGAAAATAGCTGAATTAATCTTCTTAGCAAGGTCTTCGTCATTAGTCAAAATCAAACCACCACGTGGTCCACGAAGGGTTTTGTGGGTCGTTGTTGTTGTAATATGTGCATAAGGGACTGGACTTGGATGAAGACCTGCAGCAACCAAACCAGCAATGTGCGCCATATCGACCATGAGTTTAGCACCAACAGCATCAGCAATTTCACGGAATTTTGAAAAATCAATAATTTGAGAATAAGCTGAAGCCCCTGCTACGATTAGTTTGGGTTTCACTTCTTGAGCTTGTTTCAAGATGGCGTCAAAGTCTAAAAGTTCGGTCTCAGGATCAACACTATAAGAAACAAAGTTGTAGGTTTGACCAGAGAAGCTTACAGGAGCTCCGTGGGTCAAGTGCCCACCTGCTGCCAAATCCATCCCCATGACCGTATCACCTGGCTCAATCAAAGCCATGTAAGCCGCACAGTTGGCTTGACTTCCTGAGTGAGGTTGGACATTGGCAAACTTGGCACCAAAGATTTCTTTTGCACGTTCAATAGCTAGACTTTCAACGACATCTACTACATCAGTACCACCGTAATAACGACGTCCTGGGTAACCTTCGGCGTATTTATTAGTCAAGATAGACCCTTGAGCCGCCATAACAGCCTTAGAAACAACATTTTCAGACGCAATTAACTCAATATTGTTTTGTTGACGTTCCTCTTCTTTGGCAATGGCATTCCAAAGATCTGCATCATAAGCTTTAAAATCATCTTTGTCAAAAATCATAGGTCTTCTCCTTTATAGTGTGACTGGTCCTTTAGTTTAAGAAAATATACTAAAAGATGCGAATAAACCGTTTCTGCACTTTATCACAAGTATAACCAACTTTTTCGTAAAATGCATGGGCACCCAGACGATGGTCTGCAGAATTTAAGCGAATAAAGTTATAGCCTCGTTTTTTTGCTTCTTGTTCCAATCCTTGGAGCAAAGTTTTTCCGATACCCTGACCCTGTGTTTGAGGCAAAACAGCTAAAGCTAGGATATTAAAACCTGGTTTTGAATAAAGGGATTCATAAACCTCGGCATGAACATAACCAAGTAAGTCATGGCTGGTCGAATCCTCGAAACCCAGTAGGTAGTGATGAGAGTCCTGAGATAACTTAGCTAGTTGACTAGCCGTTTCCTCTAAACTAAACGAATAACCTAAAGCTTCTTTGTTAATCTCACAAATAGCTGCAACATCAGTTGTTTTCAAATCACGTAGCATATTATACCTCCTCAAAAGGAATTGTTGGTATCTTGGCAAGGATATCCTCTCGAGTAATCGCTCCTTGACGTAGAATCTTTACCTTGTCACCAGATAAGTCTAAAATAGTCGAATCCTGACCTGTTAAAAATACATCGTCTTCAAGTCCCAAGACCTCTTGGTCAAAATCATGAAGAATCTTGTGAAAATTTACTCCACTTGATTGACCTGAGATATTGGCGGAAGGTCCGATTAAGGGACCAAATTTACGAATCAACTCCAGAGTTACTGGATGACTCGGCATGCGAAATCCAACAGTCGTCAAATCTGAATTGACCCAGTAAGGAACCTTGTCATTAGCTTCTAAGATAATGGTCAAAGGGCCTGGCAAAAAACTTTCAACCAGTTTATTGAGATAAAGTGGCTGATTCTTAGAAAAGTTCAAGATATCGTCTAGACTAGCGACATTCAGATTAAGCGCCTTATCTCTTGGACGACATTTAAGCTGATAAACATGGTCAACAGCCTTTTCATCCAATGCTTTTGCAAAAAGTCCATAAACTGTCTCCGTTGGCAAAACAACAGCTTCACCTTTTTCCAACTCGTGTTTAATTTTCTCCATCATCAATGACAACCATCCTATCTTGGCCAAATTGGTCTTTCAGAGTTCGAACTCGCTTCTCAGGAAAATTTTCCTTGAAAAGAGCTGGAACGCTTTGTCCTTGTTTGTAGCCAATTTCAAGATAAATCTTACCACCATCATTTAGATAGTCCTTTGATTCTTCCGCGATTCTGCGATAGATCGCTAGACCATCCTCATCTGCAAAGAGGGCTACATGTGGCTCTGAATGGAGAACATTCAAACCTACTTCTGCCTCATCTACTCGAGATATGTAAGGTGGATTGGATACAATTATATCATATTTTGAAGAAATTTCGGAGAAACAGTTAGATTTAATAAAGAATAATGTTAGACCTTGATTATTAGCGTTTTCCAGCGCCAAATCCAAAGCATCCTGAGAAATATCAGCTGCCGTGATAGTCCAATCTGGTCTATTTTTAGTTAAAGCAAGAGCGATAGCACCACTCCCAGTTCCAATATCCAGAACTTTGAGATTATCCTTCGGATTCTCAGCCAGGATGAGCTCCACCAACTCTTCTGTCTCTGGACGGGGAATCAAGACCCGCTCATCTACTTTTAACTGCATCCCAAAGAATTCAGCATAGCCGATAATGTACTGGGCAGGTATATGATTTGCTAGTTTCGTGTAAATTTCCTCTACAAACTGTCTTTCTTCCTCTGTTACTTCTTGCTGAAGAGCAAAGACAAAGTCTGTAAAAGATAGTTTTTTCAGGCTACGATAGACAAAGGAGAGGCTTTCTGCTTCCTCTCCTTGTGCTATCAACTTTTCCTCAAAATCTTTAAACATTTGAGCTAGTTTCATTATTTGTTTAATTCTTCCAATTTTTGTGTTTGATCATAAAGAACCAAGGCATCCACAACTTCATCTAGTTTACCAGACAAGATAGTATCGAGTTTTTGAAGAGTCAAGCCGATACGGTGGTCTGTTACACGGTTTTGCGGGAAGTTATAAGTACGGATACGTTCTGAACGGTCACCTGTACCGATTGTAGACTTACGCTCAGCGTCTTGCTCATCTTGGGCAATTTGAGCAAAGTGGTCAGCAACACGCGCACGGATGATCTTCATAGCTTTTTCACGGTTTTTCTGCTGGGTACGTTCTTCCTGCATTTCAACCTTGATATTGGTTGGCAAGTGAACGATACGAACAGCAGTCGCAACCTTGTTGACGTTCTGTCCACCAGCACCAGAAGCGTGGTAGATATCCACACGAAGGTCTTTTGGATCAATATCGTACTCTACTTCTTCCACTTCAGGCATAACGAGAACTGTCGCTGTAGAGGTATGAACACGCCCTTGGCTTTCTGTCACAGGGACACGTTGAACACGATGGGCACCAGACTCATACTTAAGCTTAGAGTATACAGACTGACCTGATACCATAGCAACCACTTCCTTGAAACCACCAACACCATTCATTGAAGCCTCCATGACTTCAAAGCGCCAGCCTTGGGCTTCAGCATATTTTTGGTACATGGTTAGCAAATCTCCAGCGAAAAGTGCTGCTTCGTCTCCACCAGCAGCGCCACGGATTTCAAGGATGATATTCTTGTCATCGTTTGGATCTTTAGGAAGGAGCAAGATTTTCAGTTTTTCTTCGTACTCTTCTTTTTCAGCCTTAGCATCTTTCAATTCTTGTTTGGCCATTTCTTCCAAGTCCGCATCTCCGCCTGATTCTTTAATCATCTCTTCGGCATCGATAATGTTTTGAAGGACTTGTTTGTATTCGCGGTAGGCAGTTACGGTATCACGAGTAGAAGCTTCCTCTTTTGAAAGCTCCATGAAACGCTTGGTATCAGAGACCACATCAGGGTCGCTCAGCAATTCTCCCAACTCTTCATAACGGTCTTCTACAGTTTGTAGTTGATCATAGATGTTCATTTTTTCTCCTTAATTTTCAATTGTTAAATCGTATATGGCTACTACTTCGTTCTCAAATATTTCCCCAGTTTCTTTAAATCCATAACTGAGATAACAAGATCTTGCATGTTCATTTTCTGGTTCATAAGACAACCAAAGTTTATTGGATAAAACTGCTGGCGCTGTCCGAACATAGTCTAGCACCTTATCCATAATTGGTTTAAAATATCCTTGATCTTGAAAATGCTTGTCAATCATGAAACGAAGTAGTAAATAATTTCCATTACTAATTCCGATTTTTTTATCATAAGCTAACATCACAAAACCTATGATTGCATCATTATCGTAAACTGCCAATGGAGCTACAAAATCTCCATTTTTTGTGTAGACATATGCTTCAGCTAAACTAATTGCGTTGCTAGCAATAAATTGTTTTTGATATTCCTTAACATCTAAATGCAGAACATCAAAATAATTTTCCATTGTAACATCTCTTAGTTCAATTGTCATAGTCTTGTTCCTTTTTAGATGTTATCAGTGGGGCAAAATAATGTTTACGGCAAACCGAAATATAGGTTTCATTGCCACCTATCTGGATCTGCTCACCATCATAGACTGGCAGACCATTCTGCGTACGCAACACCATGGTCGCTTTTTTCTTGCAATACTGGCAAATGGTCTTGATTTCGTCAATCTTATCTGCTAAGAGCAGAAGATATTTTGAACCTTCGAATAGTTCGTTGCGAAAATCATTTTTTAAACCAAATGCCATGACAGGTATGTCTAACTCATCGACAACACGAGCTAGGTCGTAAACATGGTGACGCTTTAAAAATTGGGCTTCATCGACAAGTACACAGTAAGGCATTTCAGGTAAATCTCGGATAAATCCAAAGATATCCGTTGTTTCCTCAATAGCAACTGCTGGTCTTTTCATCCCAATTCGACTTGAAACATAGCCAACACCGTCACGCGTATCCAGAGCCGAAGTCATTATCACAACTCCCTTTCCTTGCTCCTCATAGTTATAGGCTACCTTGAGAATCTCAATCGTTTTTCCTGAGTTCATAGTCCCATAACGATAATACAACTGTGCCATGCTTCTATTTCACGTCCATTTCTAAATTTTTGCTACATTCTAGTATACCATAGTATACCATATTTTCTCAAAGCTTTAAACGGCAAATTGTGGTAAAATAGAAGAAATCAAATAACTAGTGGAGGACGTAATTATGCCATTTGTACGCATCGATTTATTTGAAGGACGCACGTTAGAGCAAAAGAAAGCCCTAGCCAAGGAAGTTACGGAAGCTGTTGTTCGCAACACTGGTGCACCTCAATCTGCTGTTCATGTCATTATCAACGATATGCCTGAAGGAACCTATTTCCCACAAGGTGAAATGCGCACTAAGTAAAGCTTAAGCAATCTGCTTAGGCTTTTCTTTATAAGTAACATTCATTGAAGAAAATACTAAAATTTGTTACAATTTGAAGAGATATTAGTCTATACAAACAAATAAACTATAAAGGAATTAAAATGATTACACGGGAATTTGATACCATTGCAGCCATCTCGACACCGCTTGGTGAAGGTGCTATTGGGATAGTCCGCCTAAGCGGAACGGATAGTTTTGCCATTGCGCAGAAAATCTTTAAAGGCAAAGACTTAAGCAAGATTGCCAGTCACACGCTAAACTACGGACACATCGTTGATCCACAGACAGGCAAGGTTATGGATGAGGTTATGGTGGGAGCTATGAAGTCTCCAAAGACCTTCACTCGTGAAGATATTATCGAGATTAACACCCATGGTGGGATTGCCGTAACCAATGAAATCCTGCAATTGGCTATCCGTGAAGGGGCACGCATGGCAGAACCTGGAGAATTTACCAAGCGTGCCTTCCTCAACGGTCGTGTGGACTTGACTCAGGCTGAAGCTGTTATGGATATCATACGCGCCAAGACTGATAAGGCTATGAATATAGCGGTCAAACAATTAGACGGTTCTCTATCTGACTTGATTAATAATACTCGTCAGGAAATCCTCAATACACTAGCACAAGTAGAGGTTAATATCGACTATCCTGAGTATGACGATGTGGAAGAAGCCACTACTGCTGTTGTCCGTGAAAAAACTATGGAGTTTGAACAACTCTTAACCAATCTCTTAAAAACGGCACGTCGTGGGAAGATTCTCCGCGAAGGAATTTCAACGGCTATCATTGGACGCCCTAACGTTGGGAAGTCTAGTCTCCTCAACAACCTCCTGCGTGAAGATAAGGCCATTGTAACTGACATCGCTGGTACTACTAGAGATGTCATCGAAGAATACGTCAACATCAACGGTGTTCCACTGAAGTTGATTGATACTGCTGGTATTCGTGAAACAGATGATGTCGTCGAACAAATCGGTGTCGAGCGCTCCAAGAAAGCCCTCAAGGAAGCTGACTTGGTTCTACTGGTTCTAAATGCTAGTGAACCACTAACTGCCCAAGACCGACAACTTCTTGAAATCAGCCAAGATACCAACCGTATCATCCTACTTAACAAAACTGACCTGCCTGAAGCGATTGAAACTTCGGAACTACCTGAAGACGTTATTCGTATTTCAGTCCTTAAAAACCAAAACATCGATAAGATTGAAGAACGGATTAACAACCTTTTCTTTGAAAACGCAGGCTTGGTCGAACAAGATGCTACCTATCTATCCAACGCCCGTCATATTTCATTAATTGAAAAGGCAGTTGAAAGCCTGCAAGCTGTTAACGAAGGTCTTGAATTGGGCATGCCAGTCGACCTGCTTCAAGTTGATTTGACACGTACTTGGGAAATACTCGGAGAAATCACTGGTGATGCTGCTCCAGATGAACTCATTACACAGTTGTTCAGCCAATTTTGTCTGGGTAAATAACATAAAAACTAGGTCAAAAAAATGCTAGTCACCTAAAAAGAGGTTGGGACAAAAAGATCCCGACCTCACTTTTTATTATCAATCATAATTTGACGCGGTAGCTGATTGAACTTTTTGTTCGTCTTTTAGACTCAAAAAAGCTCCTAATCATCCTCGCGAGGCTGGGACTACGAAATTAAGACTTTGTCTATCGATTTCTGTCCCACCGCCTTTTCTTTCACCTTCTAAGTTATAACCTACCTTAGCAGAAATATGAAACAAACCTTATACTCAATGAAAATCAAAGAGCAAACTAGGAAACTAGCCGCAGGCTGTA carries:
- a CDS encoding thymidine kinase codes for the protein MAQLYYRYGTMNSGKTIEILKVAYNYEEQGKGVVIMTSALDTRDGVGYVSSRIGMKRPAVAIEETTDIFGFIRDLPEMPYCVLVDEAQFLKRHHVYDLARVVDELDIPVMAFGLKNDFRNELFEGSKYLLLLADKIDEIKTICQYCKKKATMVLRTQNGLPVYDGEQIQIGGNETYISVCRKHYFAPLITSKKEQDYDN
- a CDS encoding 4-oxalocrotonate tautomerase — encoded protein: MPFVRIDLFEGRTLEQKKALAKEVTEAVVRNTGAPQSAVHVIINDMPEGTYFPQGEMRTK
- the mnmE gene encoding tRNA uridine-5-carboxymethylaminomethyl(34) synthesis GTPase MnmE — encoded protein: MITREFDTIAAISTPLGEGAIGIVRLSGTDSFAIAQKIFKGKDLSKIASHTLNYGHIVDPQTGKVMDEVMVGAMKSPKTFTREDIIEINTHGGIAVTNEILQLAIREGARMAEPGEFTKRAFLNGRVDLTQAEAVMDIIRAKTDKAMNIAVKQLDGSLSDLINNTRQEILNTLAQVEVNIDYPEYDDVEEATTAVVREKTMEFEQLLTNLLKTARRGKILREGISTAIIGRPNVGKSSLLNNLLREDKAIVTDIAGTTRDVIEEYVNINGVPLKLIDTAGIRETDDVVEQIGVERSKKALKEADLVLLVLNASEPLTAQDRQLLEISQDTNRIILLNKTDLPEAIETSELPEDVIRISVLKNQNIDKIEERINNLFFENAGLVEQDATYLSNARHISLIEKAVESLQAVNEGLELGMPVDLLQVDLTRTWEILGEITGDAAPDELITQLFSQFCLGK